The proteins below come from a single Gimesia alba genomic window:
- a CDS encoding DUF58 domain-containing protein yields MSEGTQFNQFTSLFDNKTLSMLERMRLNPTRRLTNRSRGEHLSGKGGTSTEFSDYRNYVPGDDVRYIDWNIFSRLNRPFMKQYQHEEEMHVVLILDASSSMEYEDKILRCKQLAAAFGVMGLLNFEKVSAYVCNQKGRRPDKFSPATGRISMKRLFDFLTQIEAGGDSPIEQAVEDVLRTHRGRGIAVVLSDYESFGDLQRPFNMLYSAGLELFGVQILGPSEINPEINGDLRLVDSESGQTLDISSAGDLLGLYHEHRVLLEEHLAMLCRQRSGRFLTINSGDSLEHVLFDQLRRKGWVL; encoded by the coding sequence GTGTCAGAGGGAACTCAATTCAATCAATTTACATCGCTCTTTGATAACAAGACGTTATCGATGCTGGAGAGAATGCGCTTAAACCCCACGCGCCGACTGACAAATCGAAGTCGCGGCGAGCATCTTTCTGGTAAAGGCGGCACCAGTACCGAGTTTTCCGATTATCGAAACTACGTTCCCGGCGATGATGTGCGTTATATTGACTGGAATATTTTCTCGCGGTTAAACCGTCCTTTCATGAAACAATACCAGCATGAAGAAGAAATGCATGTCGTCCTGATTTTGGACGCCTCATCCTCAATGGAATACGAAGACAAAATTTTACGCTGCAAACAGTTGGCTGCTGCGTTTGGCGTAATGGGGCTGTTAAACTTTGAAAAAGTCAGTGCTTACGTATGTAATCAAAAAGGGAGACGGCCGGATAAATTTTCACCTGCGACTGGTCGCATCAGTATGAAGCGCCTGTTTGATTTTCTGACTCAAATTGAAGCAGGTGGCGATTCTCCAATTGAACAGGCAGTGGAAGATGTCTTACGCACACATCGAGGAAGAGGGATTGCCGTCGTGCTTTCCGATTATGAGTCTTTTGGCGACTTACAACGCCCTTTTAACATGCTGTATAGCGCAGGCCTGGAGCTGTTTGGTGTTCAGATATTAGGTCCTTCGGAAATTAACCCGGAAATCAATGGTGATTTACGTCTGGTTGACAGCGAAAGCGGTCAGACTCTGGATATCTCATCTGCTGGTGACTTACTCGGTTTGTATCATGAGCATCGGGTGTTACTGGAAGAGCATCTGGCAATGCTTTGTCGCCAGCGTTCCGGCCGTTTTTTGACCATCAATAGTGGCGATTCCCTGGAGCATGTCTTATTTGATCAGCTAAGGCGAAAGGGGTGGGTCTTATGA